In Carya illinoinensis cultivar Pawnee chromosome 7, C.illinoinensisPawnee_v1, whole genome shotgun sequence, the following are encoded in one genomic region:
- the LOC122315854 gene encoding bromodomain adjacent to zinc finger domain protein 2B-like, which translates to METPSSTRRVTRSQALASHVNYDNNSSGIPISRKIEDSEISKSRQRKVKQQEDRSALIDITNDSPIVGLAMGSLETPSSAIAKLRSSRANNKTPGTGEALLRGQVKTLLQRVEEEAELSKISLESRPFIHLKGFVNSPAGLLAPTPANTPQISSLSSNNGDLASAVPSPVVEEQLISQVISNIFDGKKQESLETEKILITRSLLLDFSEKSENSDSSECTSGLSYQAGGGESYDKEKSWAEDDDASVWSIQVNASSTHDEDEEEGEEESYYDEEEDDEIDQEEGDDDDGGLVDELCEGISNIFVDGSSNEKRIAPKFEGKHTRFVYDSEDELVGAEEECAKKSEDSPSKLRLKGLPTPKGKHLRFPVHEEEGGEDN; encoded by the exons ATGGAGACCCCATCATCAACCAGAAGAGTCACAAGGTCCCAGGCTTTGGCTTCTCATGTAAACTACGACAACAATAGCAGCGGCATTCCCATCTCAA GGAAGATTGAAGATTCTGAAATCTCAAAATCGAGGCAAAGAAAAGTGAAACAACAAGAAGATCGGTCGGCGCTGATTGATATAACTAATGACTCTCCGATAGTTGGGCTTGCGATGGGGAGCTTGGAGACCCCATCATCAGCCATAGCCAAGCTAAGGAGCAGCCGAGCCAATAATAAAACGCCTGGGACGGGAGAGGCCTTACTTAGGGGTCAGGTCAAGACCCTCTTGCAGAGGGTGGAAGAAGAGGCTGAGCTTTCGAAGATCTCGCTGGAAAGCCGTCCCTTTATTCATCTCAAAGGCTTTGTAAACTCACCGGCCGGACTTCTTGCCCCAACCCCGGCGAACACCCCCCAAATATCAAGTCTCTCTAGCAACAACGGTGATTTGGCTTCTGCTGTGCCGTCTCCTGTTGTCGAAGAACAATTGATTTCTCAG GTTATCAGTAATATATTCGACGGAAAGAAGCAAGAGAGTCTTGAAACCGAAAAGATTCTGATAACGAGGTCATTACTGCTGGATTTCTCTGAGAAGTCTGAAAACTCTGATTCATCAGAGTGTACCTCAGGGCTTAGTTACCAAGCgggaggaggagagagttatgaCAAAGAGAAGTCATGGGCTGAAGATGATGACGCTTCAGTCTGGTCTATCCAGGTCAATGCAAGTAGTACccatgatgaagatgaggaagaaggagaagaagaaagctattatgatgaagaagaagacgatgAAATTGATCAGGAAGAAggcgatgatgatgatggaggaCTGGTGGATGAACTGTGTGAGGGAATTAGCAACATTTTCGTGGATGGTAGTAGTAATGAGAAGAGAATTGCTCCCAAGTTTGAAGGAAAACACACGAGGTTTGTATACGACAGTGAAGATGAGCTTGTTGGAGCAGAAGAGGAGTGTGCGAAAAAGAGTGAGGATTCACCGAGTAAACTGCGGTTGAAGGGCTTGCCCACACCAAAAGGGAAGCACCTGCGTTTCCCAGTGCACGAGGAGGAAGGAGGAGAAGATAACTGA
- the LOC122315855 gene encoding naringenin,2-oxoglutarate 3-dioxygenase has translation MAPTTLTALAGEKTLQASFVRDEDERPKVAYNEFSTEIPIISLAGIDEVHGRRAEICQQIVEACEDWGIFQVVDHGVDASLISDMTRLARDFFALPPEEKLRFDMSGGKKGGFIVSSHLQGEAVQDWREIVTYFSYPIRTRDYSRWPDKPEGWRKVTEEYSDRLMGLACKLLEVLSEAMGLEKEALTKACVDMDQKVVVNYYPKCPQPDLTLGLKRHTDPGTITLLLQDQVGGLQATRDGGKTWITVQPVEGAFVVNLGDHGHYLSNGRFKNADHQAVVNSNYSRLSIATFQNPAPDATVYPLKIREGEKPVLEAMTFAEMYRRKMSKDLELARLKKLAKEEQQQQLQDSEKAKLEAKPIEEIFA, from the exons ATGGCCCCAACTACTCTCACGGCTCTAGCGGGGGAGAAGACCCTTCAGGCAAGCTTTGTTCGTGACGAAGATGAGCGTCCGAAAGTTGCTTACAATGAATTCAGCACTGAAATCCCCATCATCTCGCTTGCCGGGATCGACGAAGTCCATGGCCGGAGGGCCGAGATTTGCCAGCAAATCGTCGAGGCCTGTGAGGACTGGGGTATTTTCCAGGTGGTCGATCATGGCGTAGATGCCAGTCTCATTTCCGACATGACACGTCTTGCCCGTGATTTCTTCGCCTTGCCTCCCGAGGAAAAGCTTCGTTTCGACATGTCCGGCGGCAAGAAGGGCGGTTTCATTGTCTCAAGCCATCTGCAA GGAGAAGCAGTTCAAGATTGGCGTGAAATTGTCACATATTTCTCATACCCAATTAGGACCAGAGACTATTCGAGGTGGCCGGACAAGCCAGAAGGGTGGAGAAAGGTGACGGAGGAGTACAGTGACAGATTGATGGGACTGGCATGCAAGCTGTTGGAAGTGCTATCGGAGGCGATGGGATTAGAGAAGGAAGCATTGACCAAGGCTTGCGTGGATATGGACCAAAAGGTTGTGGTTAATTACTATCCAAAATGTCCACAGCCAGACCTCACACTTGGGCTAAAGCGCCACACAGATCCGGGCACCATCACTCTGTTGCTGCAAGACCAGGTGGGTGGGCTTCAGGCCACCAGGGATGGCGGCAAGACTTGGATCACTGTTCAGCCTGTTGAAGGAGCTTTCGTCGTCAATCTTGGAGACCATGGGCAT TATCTGAGTAACGGGAGGTTCAAGAACGCTGATCACCAAGCAGTGGTCAACTCAAACTACAGTCGATTGTCCATAGCCACATTCCAGAACCCAGCACCAGATGCAACAGTTTACCCTCTGAAGatcagagagggagagaagccAGTTCTGGAGGCCATGACTTTTGCAGAAATGTACAGGAGGAAGATGAGCAAGGACCTTGAGCTAGCCAGGCTAAAGAAGCTGGCCAAGGAGGAGCAGCAGCAGCAATTGCAGGATTCAGAGAAAGCCAAGTTGGAGGCCAAACCTATTGAGGAGATCTTTGCTTAA